TGTCCAGAGTCAGGCGACGGGAGCATGTTTCAACAGCGTCGGTAAGGAAAGCCACAGCACGCTTATACTGAGTGCCGAGGCTTTTGCTCTCTGCTGCATCGGCGTAGAAGTCGGCAGGTAGACCGACGCCATTGATGTTCGGGTAGAGGAGCTCGATGGTGCGGACGGTCTTCTCATCGGCTCCAGCCGTTGCCACAGCGGCAGCGAACTCCTTGTCCGTGTTGATAGGGCCGGCGAACTGGAATACAGTTGCCTCATCGGTCAGAGTACTGTACATGATCGTGACATCCTTGTTAAAGTGTCTCTTTTCGAGACTCTCGGTAGGACCGCCTTGAAGGAAGTCGCCGTCAACAACGGTCAGCCACGGCCCCAGACCAGAGCCGGGGTATACGGGAGTGTTGGTTACGTTCAGCGCCTTGGATAGCTTAGCGACGGGAAGCCTGCGAAGGCACTCGAGTGGGCTCTTCTCGGTGCTGCAGCCCGTCGTCTCGGTGAGGTTTTTATACAGCCCTTCCATGTAAGCCTTGGAATTAGCAACGTTGTACGGCCACTTCTCCGCCATGCCACCAGATTGCATAATGGCGCCACGGAAGAGGCCGTCATCTCGGCCCCCATAGGCAATGAGCTGTTTCCCGACAGACAGGCCGCCCGAACTCGCACCAAAGATGGTGGCTTTCCGAGGGTCGCCGCCAAATTTGGCGATGTTCTCCTGGATCCAGCGGAGGGCAAGGCGCTGATCGCGAAGTCCATTATTGGCGCTCCCCTTTTTGGTGAGCTCGGGGCTGCCCCAGAGGAATCCAAAGGCCGTAAGGCGATAGTTGATGGACACGCCCAAGACCGGATTGCCGGCGAGGGTGGATTGGTACACGAAGTTCGTGAGGTTTTGGTCGGGACTGGCGGAACCGCCGGAGAAGAGACCGCCGCtgccatgtcatgtcagAGAACAAGCTCGGCAAAGGCTTTGATTGACACTTACCCGTGAATCCAGACAGCAACTGGAAGACCCTTGGACTTTTTGACCTTGGTGGGAACAACAACGTTGATGCTCAGGCAATCCTCGGACATGGGCGCATAATTGGGCGCAGTTGTATATTGCATACACTAATAAACACAATAAGTAGCCATGTtagccagtctcatcacaGCTCGAGTTAAGAGAAACGCAATTGAGCCTCCTCTAGCGACAGACGGGATGGGGAAACTAAACAAGTAAGAAAGAACCCACAATGTTTCCGTATTTCGTAGCAGGTTTAACGCCAGACCAAGTGGTGTTGAGGGACTGCGGCTCCCTGAAGCGCAGCTGGCCAACTGGAGGCTGCGCATACGGCATTCCAAGGTAGACATCTTGGCCAGACTTCGGGAGGTGATAACCTTGGTACGTGCCATTTTTCAGAGTCACTCTCGGTGCAGCTGCCGCCGAGGTGAAGGGCACCAATAAAGCAGCCAATGCTACCTGGAAGAGCATGTTGAGCGTTGCTACTGCTGCTTGTAGAGGGATTGTGGTTCTGCAGGACCTAGACTTTGAGAAATTAACTGTAGAAGAGCATCTATAGGGCAGGCTCCATTGTGCATGAAAGGCCCGAACGGTGTTTATTTGACCATGCACTCCTTCTCCACACCTGTGCGGGGAAATGGCCATATTGCCGATATACTGGTCACGTTCCCGATGGCTAAAATAGCCTCCACTTGCAAGGACCAGCATGATAGGGAAACGATCTAGACTTGTCATTtgactttaactttattatcgGATAACTAATTCTTGTCAGATAGGATTAGGCTGTGTCTGGTTTTCAAAGATAACAATCCCTGACTGGTAGCTTACGACAGCTAAAGAGATACGCGTGCTTAGTATAACGTATGTTGAACCCGATGGGTCCTGtaattgattgaattgaacttgttgattgatgtgtCTGTTCTGTGTCTCTTGTTTCCCCTCTTTTCAGGAGACTACATTTACACTAAGCTTCTTCGAGTCTCAGATAGTCATGTGACCCAGCCTTCTCTAGATTCGAGGCTCGTTTTGTTAAAACGCCTTGCTACCCTATATCCTTCCAATACGACACTCGATAGCTCCGGTTTAacaacgtacatgataagcagaatgaatgaatgaatgaatttattccgcccgggaggatacgcctcatagggcccacaacattaagtctcgttagttacattcttttccgacttctagccctataaccctcaaacatcacaatccctactcctcgccacatttcccagcctcgcttgtccctgcgacaggcctgcttgaaggccaaattctccaagtgttcagcgtcccatcttcagcggctgaagcctggtctgtcTACCAGAGGCTGTACTATATTAGTTCTTGCTGCATTATATTGTTTGGTTTGTTAGTATATCTTGTATGTTATCATGTCCGTGTAGCATCCAAACGCCCCGTGCTTTTCGCAAACTTGATCGCTGCTCGCACTGCTGCCAGGTTCGGCCTCCACTTATGCCCGTCTTCCGCCGTCTTGCCTCCCAGGAAAAATGATAGATTACCCATCATTTCCCCGTCGACATTTTGCATGTGTTCTCGTTGCTCATCCCACCGTGGACATCGGAAGAGGAAATGGTCCAccgtttcttcttcctggccGCAATCGCACGTATCTGTCTCTGCTGCGCCTATCCTGTGCAGATACCTGTTGACCCGTGCCATTCCCGTTCGTAGTTGCACCAGGATGTCGGATTCGTGTCTCTTCAGGGCGTCATATAGTGTGCGCGTGTGCTTGCCGGGCAGCGCCTTATCGAGCTGCTTCGAATAGCTGCCTACGCTCTCAGGTAGCACCATGTGCTGCCGACGTTGTGCTAGTAGTACTCTCAGTCGGGTCGATCGGGCCTGGTACAGCGGTTTCGTTGCTCTGCATCCGCTATCTGTGGCTTTTCGCGCTTCggtctttgcttttgctccCAGTGTGAAAGAGTCATTCGTGGGCGATACCCAACGCATCGTGATGGTGTTTCCACCCTTTCCAACTCGTTCGGCATGTTTGTAGATCTCCCGGATGGTGCCTTGTCCTGACTGTTGCCGAGGTTTCATAATCGCTTGTAGCGCCGACCGGTTTCTTGTTGCAATGATCACCTCTCGGTGTCGGAGCCCATCGGGCATGCACCTCAGGACCATTGCTATCGCTTCCAGCTCGGCCATGTATGCGTTTTGCTCGTCTCTCGGGCCAAGAGTGACGGAGTACTTTGCTATAACATCACCATTCACTCCTCCGTCCGCGGTGTTGCGCACAACGCCGCCCATGCCGACTAGTCCGTTTCTCGCAGAGGCACTCGTTGCGATGAGTACTTGTCTCATGCTGCTGGTCCCGGTCATGTCGTCGCCTGTGCCTGTATCTGCTGCTGCCTCCTTGTCTGAACTGTACCGGTACTCCACCACCATGTGTCTATGCCAAGGTGGTAGTGCAAACGGCTCGATCGTTTCCATCCGCTCTATTGTGCCATCGTGGGCGAGTGCTAACTTCGTCAACGGCGACAGATATCTCCGTGTCTCTCTCACCCTGAGTGTCGTAAGCGGGTGCGTCTTCGGCAGTGTTTGCATGTTGACGTAGAGTCGTGTGCCGGCCTGCGCGTGGCGTTCATCGATGGGTAGAATACCAGCTTCAACTTCCGCCACTGCCATCGAAACCGTCTTGAAGGCTCCTGTGATGGCTTGCGCACCCATTTTCTGTGCCTCGTTCAGCCACCTGGTCTCCCTCCACCCGCGTCGGTGGGACCACACGTTCGAAGCGTAGTCCATCGTCGGGGCCACCGTTGCTACAAACAACTGTCTCGCCGTCCGGGGCGTCAACATCTTCAGCCTTCGTAGACACATGGCCGCCCGAAGTCCCCGTGCAGCTGCTTTCGCCATGTGTTCCTCATACCGCAACTCCGAGTCCATCACCAGTCCCAGTATCTTGCCGCTTTTCTTGGGAATGATCCTTTGGCCCTTGATCATATACGGATTTTCGTCGGTGCGTTCGGGATGGCGTGTGAAGTGTATGATG
The genomic region above belongs to Fusarium poae strain DAOMC 252244 chromosome Unknown contig_1, whole genome shotgun sequence and contains:
- a CDS encoding uncharacterized protein (SECRETED:SignalP(1-17)~MEROPS:MER0034744), which encodes MLFQVALAALLVPFTSAAAAPRVTLKNGTYQGYHLPKSGQDVYLGMPYAQPPVGQLRFREPQSLNTTWSGVKPATKYGNICMQYTTAPNYAPMSEDCLSINVVVPTKVKKSKGLPVAVWIHGGGLFSGGSASPDQNLTNFVYQSTLAGNPVLGVSINYRLTAFGFLWGSPELTKKGSANNGLRDQRLALRWIQENIAKFGGDPRKATIFGASSGGLSVGKQLIAYGGRDDGLFRGAIMQSGGMAEKWPYNVANSKAYMEGLYKNLTETTGCSTEKSPLECLRRLPVAKLSKALNVTNTPVYPGSGLGPWLTVVDGDFLQGGPTESLEKRHFNKDVTIMYSTLTDEATVFQFAGPINTDKEFAAAVATAGADEKTVRTIELLYPNINGVGLPADFYADAAESKSLGTQYKRAVAFLTDAVETCSRRLTLDTWAAAGATAYSARLQLVNLVYPKSLGAHHGADMPYIFNNVEGPGYDSPQMQNMSILLSRTWASFVSELDPNNHGLDGYPVWPKWNTSQPVGVGSNMVFVADGKEGSGPHLELDNYRLAQTKYINTLWKSQLNYY